In Plasmodium malariae genome assembly, chromosome: 11, the following proteins share a genomic window:
- the PmUG01_11022500 gene encoding conserved Plasmodium protein, unknown function translates to MNSEKILITNCNILDAVGDKLMEILKNLEDILFHLEPLSNYDEKNDSIFTNLNDKENNIIILSNIIYDNMNKVKITLHDFIKNIPPSYTYYTSFYYNDFIILKEIIRKQQKREHEDVNKMENNNESENEKTELDKKEITDMTSLQIRDEENRGNLNYVQVKNIYNNSSTTDNKMLDRNINSSEQNSSVKTNDFFYFSFLIDLEYSNLIYMKKCEEEIDKYLINTN, encoded by the coding sequence ATGAACAGTGAAAAAATACTGATTACTAACTGCAATATATTAGATGCAGTGGGTGACAAATTAatggaaatattaaaaaatttggaagatattttgtttcatttagAACCATTAAGTaattatgatgaaaaaaatgattccATATTTACcaatttaaatgataaagaaaataatataattattttatcaaatataatatatgataatatgaacaaagtTAAGATTACTTTACAcgattttattaaaaacataCCCCCGTCTTACACATATTACACCTCCTTCTATTATAAcgattttattatattaaaagaaataataagaaaacaacaaaaaaggGAACATGAAGatgttaataaaatggaaaataataatgagagtgaaaatgaaaagacaGAACtcgataaaaaagaaataacagATATGACCTCTTTACAAATAAGGGATGAAGAAAATAGAGGTAATTTAAATTACGTgcaagtaaaaaatatatataataattcttcAACAACTGATAACAAGATGCTGGACAGGAATATTAATTCATCTGAACAGAATAGTTCCGTAAAAacaaatgattttttttatttttccttcttaATCGATTTAGAGTATTccaatttaatatatatgaaaaaatgtgaagaggaaattgataaatatttaattaatactaACTAG
- the PmUG01_11022600 gene encoding DNase I-like protein, putative — protein sequence MYFTKNSVIPFFLKKTFKANRLLKNENKNLECIYIRNNICIGKTKIMNRYKNTGTKKFHNKPIYHSENETVENKLKDSYYRNIGTNIRNSNNNRKDVKGVKGVILNKNISSCVNSFKVNEDITTMDHLPGNFEDINLITAETKFKNENPEYISNNYNDIITKGKANNSELIKYIRKKRKKKYIFKEFSVFSFNILANSLVDYKYESNCSNVMKWINRKELIYQCIMNKLSDIICLQEIEESYFMELENKLKLLHYKGLFLKKKKETCKDGICIFYNTRVFELLFFDEIIYDKSLLLKKWHVGLITALRNLHSKKIEYYDEDMNCNNSMEDNKERINASDFLFHVNDIVIVSNTHLIFDSCKGDVKLYQLCYMSYRLIVMINKCINYLKSNVKGGKYGSEEKGRQNEEEKQVEEKEYEDEEKAEKEEKKKNESNTFLKPGVIFCGDLNITPNSLLYYYIINRYINLKNINLKNISGQYLMFKKQYYFYNYLNGNEIKKMFDESILNDLKNEQCSKSLIENIKKESLFSFFKNEDILDEEHLINIFSDMKGASLKNYNSYEYNFYRLKNEDKNEQLSNNDVQKKKRKCSFIEQVEEDYKFSEQFAEINEEKESGNNNCKLCEITVRKEKEKEEMEIVENEEQEDFILYYPLYFESIYNSCVDNRIEKSCYKYDTIDELNNKENNLVLSDIPFTVFHGKQKGCVDYIFYSYKNLKKISCTSFPAFGKLAKYGCLPNEKYSSSDHLYLHATLVRWTDE from the exons atgtattttacaaaaaatagtgtaataccattttttttgaaaaaaacatTCAAAGCGAATAgactattaaaaaatgaaaacaaaaatttagaatgtatatatattaggaataatatatgtatagggAAGACCAAAATTATGaatagatataaaaatactgGAACTAAGAAATTTCACAATAAACCGATATATCATAGTGAAAATGAAACAGTTGAAAATAAGTTAAAAGATAGTTACTATAGAAATATAGGCACGAATATaagaaatagtaataataacagaaaAGACGTAAAAGGTGTAAAAGGAGTGATTTTGAATAAAAACATCTCTAGCTGTGTAAATTCATTCAAGGTAAATGAAGATATTACTACCATGGATCATCTTCCAGGAAATTTTGAGGATATAAATCTGATAACAGCAGAAACGAAattcaaaaatgaaaatccTGAGTATATATcgaataattataatgatattattacaaaGGGGAAAGCAAACAATtcagaattaataaaatatattaggaagaaaagaaaaaaaaaatatatatttaaagaattttCCGTTTTCTCATTCAACATACTAGCAAATAGCTTAGTTGATTATAAATATGAGAGCAACTGTTCTAACGTTATGAAATGGATTAATAGAAAAGAATTGATTTATCAATGTATTATGAACAAGTTATCAGACATAATATGTTTACAAGAAATAGAAGAATCTTATTTTATGGAATTAGaaaataaactaaaattattacattacaaagggttatttttaaaaaagaaaaaagaaacgtGTAAAGATGGTATATGCATCTTTTATAATACAAGAgtttttgaattattattttttgacgAAATTATCTATGACAAATCGCTACTTTTGAAAAAATGGCATGTAGGTTTAATAACAGCCTTACGAAATTTACATtcgaaaaaaatagaatattatGATGAAGATATGAACTGTAATAACAGTATGGAGGATAACAAAGAAAGGATTAACGCGTCTGACTTTTTATTTCATGTAAATGATATTGTTATTGTTTCCAACACACATTTAATCTTTGATTCTTGTAAAGGTGATGTTAAGTTGTATCAGTTATGTTACATGTCTTATCGCTTAATTGttatgataaataaatgcattaattatttaaagagTAATGTAAAAGGAGGTAAATATGGATCTGAGGAAAAAGGTAGACAAAACGAGGAAGAAAAACAAGTAGAAGAAAAGGAATATGAGGACGAAGAAAAAGCAGAAaaggaagagaaaaaaaaaaacgagaGTAACACTTTTCTAAAGCCTGGTGTTATTTTTTGCGGAGATTTAAACATAACACCTAATAGTTTACtatactattatataattaacagATACATAAATCtgaagaatataaatttaaaaaatatatctggtcaatatttaatgtttaaaaagcagtattatttttataactatttaaatggaaatgaaattaaaaaaatgtttgatGAAAGTATATtgaatgatttaaaaaatgaacaatgTAGTAAAAGCTTAATTGAAAACATAAAGAAAGAATcgttattttcatttttcaagaATGAAGATATACTAGATGAAGAAcatttaataaacatattttcagATATGAAGGGCGCGagtttgaaaaattataattcatatgagtataatttttacagaTTAAAGAATGAGGATAAAAATGAGCAACTCTCAAATAATGAtgtccaaaaaaaaaaaagaaaatgttcTTTCATTGAACAGGTCGAGGAAGACTACAAATTCAGTGAACAATTCGCAGagataaatgaagaaaaagaaagtgggaataataattgtaaattatGCGAAATAACTGTTAGGAAGGAgaaagaaaaggaagaaatgGAAATAGTTGAGAATGAAGAACAGGAGGATTTTATACTATACTATCCCTTATATTTTgaaagtatatataacagCTGTGTGGATAATCGAATAGAAAAATCCTGTTACAAGTATGATACCATTgatgaattaaataataaagaaaacaaTTTAGTGTTAAGTGATATTCCATTTACTGTTTTTCATGGAAAGCAAAAAGGATGCGTcgattatatattttattcatataaaaatttgaag AAAATATCGTGCACCAGTTTTCCTGCATTTGGAAAACTTGCAAAATATGGGTGTCTTCCGAATGAG AAGTATTCTTCCTCCGATCATTTGTATTTACATGCCACCCTAGTTAGATGGACAGatgaataa
- the PmUG01_11022700 gene encoding polyubiquitin binding protein, putative: MEDSEYELRGILSGHKKGVRCLCVIHKNLFDELKGCELKFDYIVSADCNGTILVWKRGERKVLKDEEKCSKEGDSVSLLYNDDYELYKKIEIHEKFVYALCNSKYVGINELKNCKEKVEEHLYVYSGGNDRNIYLFNLNGFIELVLQGHKNSICSIIEQSEHILLSGDWNGEVFIWRIQKNENEKGTENSANNSTIISNSIDNIGNAKNTFSGNKYTYSILKILKNHKHAAYVNCFNDLILTISQNNILHIWNTEGEKADEIKNVHNDSVRDIILFNENKNAITFSNDENIHIYDSNFNLLKIYKGHQGFIFYVCVNEKEKIMYSCSDDKTVKIWCIKDIFELMEKYDIRNLKNQHLMNNENFSCLQTINLTDTMWSVKMLGNNDIVCACNDSYIRIYTNKKEHKLRKQIIDEIEKSISSKNNNKNSLNDENVNSIENMGNVIGKEGEIKIFKNKDKYEAYKYEKNAWMLIGDVVDDAKSDKKFYIGDHLFKQGYYDELFSIDTGYGTIKQLPYNRNDNIHVIAEKFCKRECISISHIKSIVDFINQNCLVKSDKDHTAMENGNYNNNNSNNNNINNKKKKFNTILNVFTVQKASLDKIFEKIKEFNLFLKSEEEEKYKLTDEEMNSLSNIINTYKTNLKNSYKFNTADINLIIKLFNWSPFHIFPVIDLLRVLVLNKNSDFLYNNKYTINAFKLVYDCISYYMNNSASLKENEENKLNSLLLCCLRFYLNMFSLSTPRYYMFKKCNFIVKQFSEMKSNNLNINILYIKVFFNYVITLNENNDNELRKTLFEVIHSIGNKIHDIEFLYTYSLCFHTSFDTYTKQTQEIIKKYDTTNFIKNKLNSLLSQKNEQNEKFFKNTGLILEDISH, encoded by the exons ATGGAAG ATAGCGAATACGAGTTAAGGGGCATTTTGAGCGGACATAAAAAAGGAGTAAGGTGCTTATGTGTTATACACAAAAATCTGTTTGACGAATTAAAAGGTTGTGAATTAAAATTCGACTATATAGTTAGCGCGGATTGTAATGGTACAATTCTGGTGTGGAAAAGAGGAGAAAGGAAAGTGTTAAAGgatgaagaaaaatgtaGTAAAGAGGGAGACTCCGTTTCGCTCCTATATAATGATGATTacgaattatataaaaaaatagaaattcATGAAAAATTTGTTTACGCCTTGTGCAATAGTAAATATGTAGGTATAAacgaattaaaaaattgtaaagaAAAAGTGGAAGAGCACTTATATGTTTACAGTGGAGGAAACGATCGAAAtatttacctttttaatttaaatggCTTTATAGAATTGGTATTGCAAGGGCATAAAAACAGTATATGTAGTATAATAGAACAAAGTGAACATATTCTGTTAAGCGGTGATTGGAATGGAGAAGTTTTTATTTGGAGGATtcagaaaaatgaaaatgaaaagggAACAGAAAATTCTGCTAATAATAGTACTATTATCAGCAACAGTATTGATAACATTGGGAATGCAAAAAACACTTTTAGTGGAAACAAATACACCTATagcatattaaaaatattaaaaaatcataaaCATGCTGCATACGTAAATTGCTTTAACGATTTAATACTGACAATAtcacaaaataatattttacatatttggAACACAGAAGGGGAAAAAGCggatgaaattaaaaatgttcacAATGATAGTGTTCGGGATATAATactatttaatgaaaataagaatgctattacattttcaaatgatgaaaatattcatatatatgactctaattttaatttactaaaaatttataaaggACATCAAGGGTTTATCTTTTACGTATgtgtaaatgaaaaagaaaaaattatgtacagTTGTAGTGATGACAAAACTGTAAAGATATGGTGtattaaagatatttttgaattaatggaaaaatatgatataagaAATTTAAAGAATCAACATCTaatgaataatgaaaattttagtTGTTTACAAACCATTAATTTAACAGATACCATGTGGAGCGTTAAAATGTTAGGAAATAATGATATTGTTTGTGCGTGTAATGATAGttatattagaatatatacTAACAAAAAAGAGCACAAATTACGCAAGCAAATAATTGatgaaattgaaaaaagtattagtagtaaaaataataataaaaatagcttaaatgatgaaaatgtaaattcCATAGAGAATATGGGAAATGTCATAGGAAAAGAAggagaaattaaaattttcaaaaataaagataaatatgaagcatataaatatgaaaaaaatgcttGGATGCTCATTGGTGATGTTGTAGATGATGCTAAGTccgataaaaaattttatattggGGATCATTTATTCAAACAAGGGTATTATGATGAACTGTTTTCCATTGATACAGGTTATGGAACTATAAAACAATTACCTTATAATAGAAATGATAATATTCACGTAATTGCCGAAAAATTTTGCAAAAGAGAATGTATATCTATAAGTCATATAAAATCTATTGTTGATTTTATTAATCAGAATTGTCTAGTTAAAAGTGATAAAGATCATACTGCTATGGAAAAtggaaattataataataacaacagtaataataataatattaataataaaaaaaaaaaatttaacactATTTTAAACGTTTTTACAGTACAAAAAGCTTCATTAGATAAAATCttcgaaaaaattaaagaatttaatttatttctcAAAAGTGAGGAAGAggagaaatataaattaactGATGAAGAAATGAATTCTTTGtctaatattataaatacttaCAAAACCAATTTGAAAAATTCgtataaatttaatacaGCTGATATAAATCTtattataaaactttttaattGGTCtccttttcatatatttccaGTGATAGATTTATTAAGAGTATtagtattaaataaaaactcagattttttatataataataaatacacaaTAAATGCTTTTAAGTTAGTATATGACTGTATATCTTATTATATGAACAACTCAGCAagtttaaaagaaaatgaggAGAACAAGTTAAATTCCTTGCTATTATGTTGTCTTCGTTTTTATCTAAATATGTTTAGTTTATCAACACCaagatattatatgtttaaaaagTGTAATTTTATTGTGAAACAATTTTCCGAAATGAAAtccaataatttaaatattaatatattatatataaaagtattttttaattatgttatcacattaaatgaaaataatgataatgaatTAAGAAAAACACTATTTGAAGTTATTCATTCTATTGGTAATAAAATACATGATATAGAATTCTTATACACATATTCATTGTGTTTTCATACGTCTTTTGATACGTATACAAAACAGACccaagaaattataaaaaaatatgatacaactaactttattaaaaacaaattaaattcaTTACTCTCTCAAAAAAATGAGCAAAATGAAaagtttttcaaaaatactGGTTTAATTTTGGAAGACATATCCCACTGA
- the PmUG01_11022800 gene encoding 50S ribosomal protein L9, mitochondrial, putative gives MFGIKAFLNLQKFFMSSYLNYNKYTIKRKTYIAAVESKYTYIVLLNNVSHIGEKGEIIKVKRGYARNLIKDRRAVYATYENIDSYADKEKYKRTQQVHIKKGVEIKKDFEKYFTHLKNIDITIYLDVYKYTNDVSYNLYDFFNYVSNNYELDLTCQNLHKINYYKTMKHYNNNIYEQIYSDISNPNDLIIQNNVIFKYTGIYVIYYFLFMPNAKFLNEILFRIGSLQEYEMLKSEKKDKKMDIVYKIN, from the exons ATGTTTGGAATAAAAGCATTTTTGAACTTGCAGAAGTTCTTCATGAGCTcctatttaaattataacaagtacacgataaaaagaaaaacgtaTATAGCTGCAGTTGAAAGTAAATATACTTACATAGTATTGTTAAACAACGTAAGTCATATAGGTGAAAAAGGAGagataataaaagtaaaaagaggATATGCCCGAAACTTAATTAAAGATAGAAGAGCAGTATATGCTACTTATGAAAATATCGACAGCTATGctgataaagaaaaatacaaaagaaCACAACaagttcatataaaaaaaggtgtagaaataaaaaaggattttgaaaaatattttacacatttaaaaaatatagacattactatttatttagatgtatataaatatactaatGATGTATCATATAACTTGTAtgacttttttaattatgtctctaataattatgaattagATTTAACTTGtcaaaatttacataaaataaactaTTATAAAACTATGAAacattataacaataatatatatgagcaGATTTATTCAGACATATCTAATCCCAATGACttaattattcaaaataatgtaatatttaaatatacaggAATTTAcgttatttattattttctcttcATGCCTAATGCGAAGTTTTTGAATGAAATTCTGTTTAGAATTGGATCCCTTCAGGAATATGA gaTGCTAAAAAGTGAAAAGAAAGATAAGAAAATGGATATCgtgtataaaattaattag
- the PNKP gene encoding bifunctional polynucleotide phosphatase/kinase, putative — protein MFQKHISHFEPPNSNWNIVEDSLIYRHVKEKEEKIYKKIFSFDLDNTLILSRTFFKPAQNEHDYIFYSDIIDFLKKKRSENYKIIIFSNQKGVSTGKISLRNVINRVDDVIDKIGIPLECYLALKNDKYRKPRTGMFNFAKQNNKCEIEEIIYVGDNANRIYDDNFKVKFINHLRYIYNKNNVNVNINEIAKRLQKDYTDTDLKFALNINATFYTPEELFLNIKNNLTVDFSFKPMNLYKNMEIKNEGEKENEQNLFLHLVRQNMEDTYSTYNESTISINNKDNKNPQTLLQNKEQKLIILIGAPGCGKTFLCENYFLGYTNINLDELKKRNKCINMLKNGIIQGKNVVIDGANIYAKNRLTYINEAKKINSNLKVNAIFFKYSKDLIFHLNTFKLITDKSKKMIDIPTVGIHSFYKYVEEPTANENFEKVIILNDENFVPTNFKNEEEKKLFFSYLY, from the exons ATGTTTCAGAAGCATATCTCTCATTTTGAACCACCTAATAGTAATTGGAATATA GTAGAAGACAGTTTGATATATCGTCATGTCAAAGAGAAGgaggaaaaaatttataaaaaaatattttcattcgATTTAGATAACACATTAATTCTATCTCGCACCTTTTTCAAGCCTGCACAAAATGAACAcgactatattttttactccGATATAATTGATTTCCTAAAAAAGAAGCGATCagagaattataaaattatcatattttcTAACCAGAAAGGAGTAAGTACCGGTAAAATAAGTCTAcgaaatgttataaatagaGTTGATGATGTAATAGATAAAATAGGTATACCCTTAGAATGTTATTTagcattaaaaaatgataagtATAGAAAACCTAGAACAGGCATGTTCAATTTTGCTAAACAGAATAATAAATGTGAAATagaagaaattatttatgtaggTGATAATGCAAACCGAATATATgatgataattttaaagtaaaatttattaaccatttaagatatatatataataaaaataatgtaaatgttaatataaatgaaatagcTAAAAGACTGCAGAAAGATTATACAGACACAGATTTAAAATTTGccttaaatataaatgccACCTTTTACACTCCTGAagaattatttcttaatataaaaaataacttaaCAGTGGACTTTTCTTTTAAACCTATgaatttgtataaaaatatggagataaaaaatgaaggCGAAAAAGAAAACGAACAAAATTTATTCCTTCATTTGGTTCGACAGAATATGGAAGACACGTATAGCACATATAATGAAAGTACCATTTCGATAAATAacaaagataataaaaaccCACAAACATTACTTCAAAATAAAGAACAAAAgctaataatattaatagggGCTCCTGGTTGCGGCAAAACGTTTTTGtgtgaaaattattttcttggTTATACGAATATTAATTTAGacgaattaaaaaaaagaaataaatgcataaatatgttaaaaaatggTATTATTCAGGGAAAAAATGTAGTAATAGATggtgcaaatatatatgcaaagaACAGACTAACGTACATCAATGAAgcgaaaaaaattaacagtaATTTAAAGGTTAAcgctatattttttaagtactCAAAAGATTTAATCTTTCATTTAAatacttttaaattaattacagacaaatcaaaaaaaatgattgaTATTCCTACTGTTGGTATTCactctttttataaatacgtTGAAGAACCGACagcaaatgaaaattttgaaaaagttataattttaaatgatgaaaattttgTGCCAacgaattttaaaaatgaggaagaaaaaaagctgtttttttcatatttatattaa
- the PmUG01_11023000 gene encoding conserved Plasmodium protein, unknown function, with translation MKQFNPSCSTQYEVTSSSKENNKLTNCVISEIFKLELKDILKNLSNEKEINDSIDFVNDKINTLCNFINKTAKEKYEYFYKYIDRLRNAQNTKKWNTYDLANIEKKYNANYEQLRKKKKQVLSLINQKRCLIEIEKIVRLYEITDIEIKNLCDEIKSNKHLDLFNFGKIDSEMEKVGNSSNNNMSNNSQNSIDHNNININGGEYFEMSDTDGHTNASFNLNFSLFVKYIKRLTNLRNFIVYHNIQNISLFDLSLKKIKLYESYIINICVSYLSNSFLEDENYENKVKHCLNVFSYLNMEKDCLKKILINKINRVTLYISNIKKQNRNVRKSFFLILQYCKNSIDQISYINEIIKDNYYMEEIIKIEKEKEKEKTFDHSSYSSYTNDSFNEGKKCNTIHIYSEFYVPYMNVLINNKVNKFIKKEDILYVLNLIEEFLHIIRNKNDFKVHEKDLLQNLFSKEYEEITFNSINKLVNLVEMLFQKTNIRNNIEYEHDYNFPTIFDIKNYVDVFYKELFTHIFYPHVFRKIIVSCNNSLLLLSNNLNNLKQNINVHIEIDKKNKYITFDLNHKSFKYNLELFLISRQLLRYLIYNLAQLKRKIREIKSCTMKVRAVQAINGKYEISNFLLNKARDEIEDEDENMRGNEHLSQTNYSDNYLIMLSFKESYDDFFNFQDYLNNYFSDNLLYIEEEENKEKKRMENHEMRKKKEKERITDVRTNITTKLKVEIEQNAANLPKDKSNHEDENEKEDKYEDEAKKLANFEINFISDVKHNSFNMNDFYTIFDEEENYEITSFFIKERNKKKKKNFFDLIELEKGVCELNNVVNSCIYEYFESFEKKVISYFKDNLEMLSTDDVHSLFDQLCVYFNDNIIHCIPLYECTQMINNLINRIIIYLITFSSYYSINQMDIYLFKYYESLQKIAFNIAGTSLNFDYKLCTLFKKSVDIKNGKEVYEDIPPFFLAITFVILHGGKVIVDHMNITEEKFINLLIDHLKNPIQETGNKVSNSQNLNIILNKYAKNMLNKKDNSAKPR, from the exons ATGAAGCAATTTAATCCTAGTTGCTCTACCCAATATGAAGTCACTTCCAGTAGTAAGGAAAACAACAAATTGACAAACTGCGTCATTAGTGAAATTTTTAAACTAGagttaaaagatatattgaAAAACCTTTCGaacgaaaaagaaattaatgaTAGTATAGATTTTGtgaatgataaaataaacacaTTATGCAATTTTATCAACAAAACTgctaaagaaaaatatgaatatttttataaatacattgaCAGATTAAGAAATGCAcagaatacaaaaaaatggaatacaTATGACTTAgcaaatattgaaaaaaaatataatgcaaattatgaacagttaaggaaaaaaaaaaaacaggtATTATCATTAATCAACCAAAAAAGATGTTTAATCGAAATTGAGAAAATTGTAAGATTATACGAAATAACggatatagaaataaaaaatttatgtgatgaaataaaaagcaaTAAACACTTGGACTTATTCAATTTTGGTAAAATCGACAGTGAAATGGAAAAAGTGGGAAacagtagtaataacaatatgaGTAATAATTCCCAAAATTCCATTGATcacaataatattaatattaatggaGGCGAATACTTTGAAATGTCAGACACGGATGGACATACCAATGCTTCCTTCAATTTAAACTTTAGCCTTTttgtaaaatacataaagAGATTAACTAATTTGAGAAATTTTATTGTGTAtcataatattcaaaatatatctCTATTTGATTTaagcttaaaaaaaataaagttgtATGAAagttacataataaatatatgtgttagCTATTTATCAAATAGTTTTTTGGAAGATGAAAATTATGAGAATAAGGTAAAACATTGCCTGAATGTGTTtagttatttaaatatggaaaaagattgtctaaaaaaaatactaattaataaaataaacagaGTAACTTTATACAtttcaaatataaagaagcaaaacagaaatgtaagaaaaagttttttcttaattctacaatattgtaaaaatagtATAGACCAAATTAGTTACATTAATGAGATTATTAAAGACAATTACTACAtggaagaaataataaaaattgaaaaagaaaaagaaaaagaaaaaacatttGATCATAGTAGTTATTCAAGTTATACAAATGACTCATTTAATGAAGGAAAAAAGTGTAAcactatacatatatatagcgAATTTTACGTACCATATATGAAcgtattaataaataataaagtaaataaatttataaaaaaggaagataTCCTATATGTGTTAAATTTAATTGAagaatttttacatattataagaaataagAATGATTTCAAGGTTCATGAGAAGGATTTgttacaaaatttatttagtaaagaatatgaagaaataacATTTAATTCTATTAACAAGCTTGTAAACTTAGTAGAGATGTTATttcaaaaaacaaatataagaaataatatagaatACGAGCATGATTATAACTTCCCAACTATATTCGATATTAAGAATTATGTTgatgttttttataaagaattatttacacatatattttatcctCATGTATTTCGTAAAATTATAGTTTCTTGTAATAACTCTTTGTTGTTATTgagtaataatttaaataatttaaaacaaaatataaatgtgcaTATTGAGAtagataaaaagaataaatatatcaccTTTGACCTTAATCATAAAAgtttcaaatataatttagagctttttttaattagtaGACAACTTCTGAgatacttaatatataatttagcACAGCTcaagagaaaaataagagaaataaaaagttgTACTATGAAAGTTAGAGCTGTACAAGCGATCAAcggaaaatatgaaatatcgaattttttacttaacaAAGCAAGGGATGAGATAGAGGATGAGGATGAAAATATGAGGGGGAACGAACACCTTTCCCAGACGAATTATTCTGATAACTATTTGATTATGTTATCATTTAAGGAATCCTATGatgatttttttaattttcaagATTATTTAAACAATTACTTTTCTgataatttgttatatatagaagaagaggaaaacaaagaaaagaagagaaTGGAAAATCATGagatgaggaaaaaaaaagaaaaagaaagaataacAGATGTAAGAACAAACATAACGACGAAACTAAAAGTAGAGATCGAGCAAAACGCTGCAAATTTACCAAAGGACAAATCTAATCACGaagatgaaaatgaaaaagaagacAAATATGAAGATGAAGCAAAGAAGCTAGctaattttgaaataaattttatctcCGATGTAAAGCATAACTCATTTAATATGAATGATTTTTATACCATATTCGATGAAGAAGAAAACTATGaaattacttcttttttcattaaagagagaaacaaaaaaaaaaaaaaaaattttttcgaTTTAATTGAATTAGAAAAAGGAGTATGTGAATTAAATAATGTAGTAaattcatgtatatatgaatattttgaaagttttgaaaagaaagttatatcttattttaagGACAATTTGGAAATGTTAAGCACAGATGATGTGCATTCATTATTTGATCAGTTAtgtgtttattttaatgataacATAATTCATTGTATACCTTTATATGAATGTACGCAGatgataaataatttaattaatagaataataatttatttaattaccTTTTCAAGTTATTATTCAATTAACCAAATGGACATATatctatttaaatattatgaatcCCTTCAGAAAATTGCCTTTAATATAGCAGGGActtctttaaattttgatTATAAACTATGCACTCTTTTCAAAAAATCTGTGgacataaaaaatggaaaggaAGTTTATGAAGATATTCCTCCTTTTTTCCTTGCCATAACATTTGTGATTTTACACGGGGGAAAAGTCATAGTAGATCACATGA acaTAACAGAAGAAAAGTTTATTAATCTATTAATTGACCATTTGAAGAACCCCATTCAAGAAACGGGAAACAAAGTCAGCAACAGCCAAAACTTAAACATTATTCTTAACAAATATGccaaaaatatgttaaataaaaaggataattCTGCAAAGCCGCGTTAG